Proteins encoded together in one Capricornis sumatraensis isolate serow.1 chromosome 3, serow.2, whole genome shotgun sequence window:
- the LOC138076136 gene encoding LOW QUALITY PROTEIN: 2-acylglycerol O-acyltransferase 3-like (The sequence of the model RefSeq protein was modified relative to this genomic sequence to represent the inferred CDS: inserted 2 bases in 1 codon) — protein sequence MEATEMPTDRLMDTEEVKTQAQIFLPLPSPPALVSSDKASASYYLTRPRPQPIRTVVGEESVRSSLHLPCSPAHLPARYNGLKTPCILPSSAVLEPCWQNGGSGKSPPPLHPPTAWKPCRNEGQNWWKQLSPEWNCVLVTHPHRIVGIRCFCNIATESTGFSQEFPGLGFLVAGLNGWIHLPGYQDHVMSCGLCSASHQSLDFILSQPQLGQAVXILVGGAHEAPRAIPGEHCLTFRNRKGFVRLTLRHGASLVPVDSFGENDIFRVKAFAPDSWQRLFQVTIKKLLSCSPCIFWGRGLFSAESWGLAPLTRPITTVVGRPIPVPHCPQPIEQQVDHYHTLYMKALEQLFEEHKESCGLPASTRLTFI from the exons ATGGAAGCAACAGAAATGCCTACTGACAGGTTAATGGATACAGAAGAGGTG AAGACTCAGGCTCAGAtcttcctgcctctgccctccccaccagCTTTGGTGTCCTCTGACAAGGCCAGCGCCTCCTATTACCTCACCCGACCTCGACCTCAG cccaTCCGCACTGTCGTAGGTGAGGAGTCAGTGAGATCCAGCCTCCACCTGCCCTGCTCCCCAGCCCACTTGCCCGCCCGCTACAATGGGCTCAAGACGCCCTGCATCCTCCCCTCATCAGCAG TCCTGGAGCCCTGCTGGCAGAACGGGGGCAGTGGAAAGTCTCCACCACCCCTCCACCCTCCCACAGCGTGGAAACCCTGTAGAAACGAGGGCCAGAA CTGGTGGAAACAGCTGTCCCCAGAGTGGAACTGTGTGCTAGTCACCCATCCACACAGGATCGTGGGCATCAGATGCTTCTGTAACATTGCCACGGAGAGCACTGGCTTCTCTCAGGAGTTTCCAGGCCTTGGGTTCTTAGTGGCCGGGTTGAACGGCTGGATCCACCTCCCAGGCTATCAAGACCATGTTATGTCCTGTG GACTATGTTCTGCAAGCCACCAGAGCCTGGATTTTATCCTGTCCCAGCCCCAGCTGGGCCAGGCTGT CATTCTGGTAGGCGGAGCCCACGAGGCCCCGCGTGCCATCCCAGGGGAGCACTGCCTCACTTTCCGGAATCGTAAAGGCTTCGTCCGCCTGACACTGAGGCACGG CGCCTCCCTGGTGCCCGTGGACTCCTTTGGGGAGAATGACATCTTCAGAGTTAAGGCTTTTGCCCCAGACTCCTGGCAGCGTCTGTTCCAGGTCACCATCAAGAAGCTCCTGAGCTGCTCTCCTTGCATCTTCTGGGGCCGTGGTCTCTTCTCAGCCGAGTCCTGGGGCCTGGCGCCCCTCACCAGACCCATCACCACTGTGG TGGGCCGCCCCATCCCGGTGCCCCACTGCCCGCAGCCCATCGAGCAGCAGGTGGACCACTATCACACGCTGTACATGAAGGCTCTGGAGCAACTGTTTGAGGAGCACAAGGAGAGCTGCGGCCTCCCGGCTTCTACTCGCCTCACCTTCATCTAG